The Xanthomonas sp. DAR 34887 genome has a segment encoding these proteins:
- a CDS encoding diguanylate cyclase, with product MTAAAPAAAEGRGTGARRPGLPILQALLLWLAMGLFLGGGVHAQSIPLRRYAHDQGLLGLAGTCLLQTSNGSLWVCTESGLYRFNGHRFEQVALQGQRGHFISAASEDAQHRLWVATFDALYVDDGTRLRQLSAQETGPLQKNKLRLYNASWGMVVLNGQQALRAVAGSDGRWQLRPLFDAATLARLPQLGKLAAAQGEGDNLWLGCDQELCRAAADGSVTVYGQAQGLPPDRWRHVVRDRDGALWLRGDHHVMQLPAAAERFVARPPPGDGQRQVVGQAQILLDPQGRVLIRTAQGLARWEHDHWRQFDRSNGLPDGGIVVLLFDRAGDLWMTVDGEGVVRWTGYGWIENWDVSQGMSSAPTWSILRHGDGALLLGNEAGINRQRRPDQRFQPWLAGAGRQMVGLQSAPDGSLWSIGSLGELQHHDRLGRLLRTYPRLPSTAKRMLLDASGRIWIITADGVFLLARPQSDDVPQRVQALPGGDYSDIQQRRDGSLWLSGAPGVFRLRGDAWTPIRLQVVGEPTQPWVSKLLIQEDGQVWASLYKPGVWRGRLDGDTLQLRPSTRAEQRELYIYLIRRTRNGWIWIGHNQGIDVYDGRRWSRLTQSQGLLWEDISESAFFEDNDGSVWIGTSKGVSHLLAPQRLFPANAPRVTLSEFSRGGHPIVAGVRLPWNEEPLHIEAGSPDLYDDRNRVSLRYRFEGAHTRWIYTPNFEIEHPPLAPGDYTLELQLLDAYRHSASAPVRVAFSVAPVWWRSQTMLALYVLLGGGAAIAALHWRERRLRQHQRELADLVALRTQELEHDKRELEMARAALAVKASHDSLTGLLNRAGILDALAAQMQACQAERQPLAVAMIDLDHFKRINDEHGHLIGDAVLIEVARRLNANLRDSDLIGRYGGEELLGVLPGLPATSDERLQKLRLAIAGDPLCIGEQCLAVSASIGVAWHVPGESLQQLLARADQALYRAKHLGRNRVELQRD from the coding sequence ATGACGGCTGCAGCGCCAGCGGCGGCTGAAGGTCGCGGCACGGGCGCACGCCGGCCCGGCCTGCCGATCCTGCAGGCGTTGCTGCTGTGGCTGGCCATGGGGCTGTTCCTGGGCGGCGGCGTGCACGCGCAATCGATCCCGTTGCGCCGCTATGCCCACGACCAGGGTCTGCTCGGCCTGGCCGGCACCTGCCTGCTGCAGACCAGCAACGGCAGCCTGTGGGTCTGCACCGAAAGCGGGCTGTACCGCTTCAATGGCCACCGCTTCGAACAGGTCGCGCTGCAAGGCCAGCGCGGCCATTTCATCAGCGCCGCGAGCGAGGACGCCCAGCACCGCTTGTGGGTGGCCACCTTCGACGCGCTCTATGTCGACGACGGCACCCGGTTGCGCCAGCTGAGCGCGCAGGAGACCGGACCGCTGCAAAAGAACAAGCTGCGCCTGTACAACGCGTCCTGGGGCATGGTCGTGCTCAACGGCCAGCAGGCGCTGCGCGCCGTGGCCGGCAGCGACGGGCGCTGGCAGCTGCGCCCGCTGTTCGACGCGGCGACCCTGGCGCGGCTGCCGCAGCTCGGCAAGCTCGCTGCGGCGCAGGGCGAAGGCGACAACCTGTGGCTGGGCTGCGACCAGGAGCTGTGCCGGGCCGCCGCCGATGGGTCGGTGACGGTCTACGGCCAGGCGCAAGGCCTGCCACCGGATCGCTGGCGGCATGTCGTGCGCGACCGCGACGGCGCGCTTTGGCTGCGCGGCGACCACCACGTGATGCAGCTGCCGGCCGCGGCCGAACGTTTCGTCGCGCGGCCGCCGCCCGGCGACGGCCAGCGCCAGGTGGTCGGCCAGGCGCAGATCCTGCTCGATCCGCAGGGACGCGTGCTGATCCGCACCGCTCAGGGCCTGGCGCGCTGGGAACACGACCACTGGCGCCAGTTCGACCGCAGCAACGGCCTGCCCGACGGTGGCATCGTGGTGCTGCTGTTCGATCGCGCCGGCGACCTGTGGATGACGGTGGACGGCGAAGGCGTGGTGCGTTGGACCGGCTACGGCTGGATCGAGAACTGGGACGTCTCGCAAGGCATGAGCAGCGCGCCGACCTGGAGCATCCTGCGCCACGGCGATGGCGCGCTGCTGCTCGGCAACGAAGCCGGCATCAACCGCCAACGCCGTCCCGACCAGCGTTTCCAGCCCTGGCTGGCGGGCGCCGGGCGGCAGATGGTCGGCCTGCAGAGCGCTCCGGACGGATCGCTGTGGAGCATCGGCTCGCTGGGCGAGTTACAGCACCACGACCGCCTGGGCCGTTTGCTGCGCACCTACCCGCGGTTGCCCAGCACGGCCAAGCGGATGTTGCTGGACGCTTCGGGGCGGATCTGGATCATCACGGCCGACGGCGTGTTCCTGCTGGCACGGCCGCAGTCCGACGATGTGCCGCAACGCGTCCAGGCGCTGCCCGGCGGCGACTATTCGGACATCCAGCAACGCCGCGACGGCAGCCTGTGGCTGAGCGGCGCACCCGGCGTGTTCCGCCTGCGCGGCGATGCCTGGACCCCGATCCGGCTGCAAGTGGTCGGCGAGCCGACGCAACCGTGGGTCAGCAAACTGTTGATCCAGGAAGACGGCCAGGTCTGGGCCTCGCTGTACAAACCGGGCGTGTGGCGGGGCCGGCTCGACGGCGACACCCTGCAGTTGCGGCCCAGCACCCGTGCCGAACAACGCGAACTGTACATCTACCTGATCCGGCGCACCCGCAACGGCTGGATCTGGATCGGCCACAACCAGGGCATTGACGTCTACGACGGCCGCCGCTGGTCGCGCCTGACCCAATCGCAGGGGCTGCTGTGGGAGGACATCTCCGAATCGGCGTTCTTCGAGGACAACGACGGTTCGGTATGGATCGGCACCAGCAAGGGCGTCAGCCATCTCCTGGCCCCGCAACGGCTGTTCCCGGCCAACGCGCCGCGGGTGACGCTGAGCGAATTCAGCCGCGGCGGCCATCCGATCGTGGCCGGCGTGCGCCTGCCCTGGAACGAGGAACCGTTGCACATCGAGGCCGGATCGCCGGACCTGTACGACGACCGCAACCGGGTTTCGCTGCGCTACCGCTTCGAGGGCGCGCATACCCGCTGGATCTACACCCCCAACTTCGAGATCGAGCATCCGCCGCTGGCGCCGGGCGACTACACGTTGGAACTGCAGCTGCTCGACGCCTACCGGCACAGCGCCTCGGCGCCGGTGCGGGTCGCGTTTTCGGTGGCGCCGGTGTGGTGGCGCAGCCAGACCATGCTGGCGCTGTACGTGTTGCTCGGTGGCGGCGCGGCGATCGCCGCGCTGCATTGGCGCGAGCGCCGCCTGCGCCAGCACCAGCGCGAACTGGCCGACCTGGTCGCGCTGCGCACCCAGGAACTGGAACACGACAAGCGCGAACTGGAGATGGCCCGGGCCGCGCTGGCGGTGAAGGCCTCGCACGATTCCCTGACCGGCCTGCTCAACCGCGCCGGCATCCTCGACGCGCTGGCCGCGCAGATGCAGGCCTGCCAGGCCGAGCGCCAGCCGCTGGCGGTGGCGATGATCGATCTGGACCACTTCAAGCGCATCAACGACGAGCATGGGCACCTGATCGGCGACGCGGTGCTGATCGAGGTGGCGCGGCGCCTGAACGCCAATCTGCGCGACTCGGACCTGATCGGCCGCTACGGCGGCGAGGAACTGCTCGGCGTGCTGCCGGGGCTGCCGGCCACCTCCGACGAGCGGCTGCAGAAGCTGCGCCTGGCCATCGCCGGCGATCCGCTGTGCATCGGCGAGCAATGCCTGGCGGTCTCCGCCTCGATCGGCGTGGCCTGGCATGTCCCCGGCGAGAGCCTGCAGCAGTTGCTGGCGCGGGCCGACCAGGCCCTGTACCGCGCCAAGCATCTGGGCCGCAACCGGGTCGAACTGCAGCGCGACTAG